A genomic segment from Polyangium mundeleinium encodes:
- a CDS encoding TROVE domain-containing protein: MAFFSFIKKEKARAKAAVQTPPASGHLNFMGGVSYDLSSPILRLRLAASTCFFGEPMYYHRDEKDARPVKATSPCRLSNKEVDYLRATLDAVDPQAWRKMSPAELIESAIDEALDHDAEATLEEAARLRNDEHMRTTPQVILVRAANHRAVKGTGLVRKYAPRIVKRADEPAVGLAYQMFRYGKPIPNALKKAWRDAITRFDTYGLAKYRLEDHAAKTVDVVNLVHPKSEAVHKLVKGEAKNTGRTWEAIVSARGSNRTAWKKAMAVMGHMAMLRNLRNMLEAGIKADEIVPSLLAGAKDGKQLPFRYFSAYKAVEEKAPGPLLDAIETCLVTSLGELPYFRGRVMVLADNSGSAQGTATSAMGTMKVSTIGNLTGVLAGMRADEGHLGVFGDELETFAIRKGASIFDQLKRAEALAKHIGQSTENGIWLFFDRAIRMKEHWDSIFVMSDMQAGHGGLYGTNKAQYREYGWGSGGQYIDVAKLVSTYRKRVNPNVKVFLVQIAGYKDTLVPEFYDRTYILGGWGEGLLRFAAEMEKASSGKAA, from the coding sequence ATGGCGTTTTTCAGCTTCATCAAGAAGGAGAAGGCTCGCGCGAAGGCGGCGGTTCAGACGCCCCCGGCCTCGGGACACCTCAATTTCATGGGCGGCGTCTCGTACGACCTCTCGTCGCCGATCCTGCGCCTCCGCCTCGCGGCGTCGACGTGCTTCTTCGGCGAGCCCATGTATTACCACCGTGACGAGAAGGACGCGCGGCCCGTGAAGGCCACGAGCCCGTGCCGGCTCTCGAACAAGGAGGTCGATTACCTCCGCGCGACGCTCGATGCGGTCGATCCGCAGGCGTGGCGCAAGATGTCGCCCGCGGAGCTCATCGAGAGCGCAATCGACGAGGCGCTCGACCACGACGCGGAGGCGACGCTGGAAGAGGCGGCGCGGCTCCGGAACGACGAGCACATGCGCACGACGCCGCAGGTGATCCTCGTGCGCGCGGCGAATCATCGCGCCGTGAAGGGGACGGGCCTCGTGCGCAAGTATGCGCCGCGGATCGTGAAGCGTGCGGACGAGCCGGCGGTGGGCCTGGCGTATCAGATGTTTCGGTATGGCAAGCCGATCCCGAATGCGCTGAAGAAGGCGTGGCGTGACGCGATCACGCGCTTCGACACGTACGGGCTCGCGAAGTACCGGCTCGAGGATCACGCGGCGAAGACCGTGGACGTCGTGAACCTCGTGCACCCGAAGAGCGAGGCGGTGCACAAGCTCGTGAAGGGCGAGGCGAAGAACACGGGGCGCACGTGGGAGGCGATCGTGAGCGCGCGCGGCTCGAACCGGACGGCGTGGAAGAAGGCAATGGCGGTCATGGGCCACATGGCGATGCTGCGCAACCTTCGCAACATGCTGGAGGCGGGTATCAAGGCGGACGAGATTGTCCCGTCCTTGCTCGCGGGCGCGAAGGACGGCAAGCAATTGCCCTTCCGTTACTTCTCGGCCTACAAGGCCGTGGAGGAGAAGGCGCCGGGGCCGCTGCTCGACGCAATCGAGACGTGCCTCGTCACGTCGCTCGGCGAGCTTCCGTATTTCCGCGGTCGCGTGATGGTGCTCGCGGACAACAGCGGCTCGGCGCAGGGGACGGCGACGAGCGCGATGGGCACGATGAAGGTCTCGACGATCGGCAACCTGACGGGCGTGCTCGCGGGGATGCGCGCGGACGAGGGTCACCTCGGCGTGTTCGGGGACGAGCTGGAGACGTTCGCGATCCGGAAGGGCGCGTCGATCTTCGATCAATTGAAGCGCGCCGAGGCGCTCGCGAAGCACATCGGCCAGTCCACGGAGAATGGGATCTGGCTCTTCTTCGACCGGGCGATCCGGATGAAGGAGCACTGGGACTCGATCTTCGTGATGAGCGACATGCAGGCGGGCCACGGCGGCCTGTACGGTACGAACAAGGCGCAGTATCGCGAGTACGGCTGGGGTTCGGGCGGGCAATACATCGACGTGGCGAAGCTCGTGTCGACATATCGCAAGCGCGTGAACCCGAACGTGAAGGTGTTCTTGGTGCAGATCGCCGGCTACAAGGACACGCTCGTGCCGGAATTCTACGACCGTACGTACATCCTCGGCGGCTGGGGCGAGGGCCTGCTCCGCTTCGCCGCGGAGATGGAGAAGGCCTCCTCCGGGAAGGCGGCATGA
- a CDS encoding sensor histidine kinase, translating into MKLRARLAAATIVVMLPMTFALFWYDATARHRAAEQNLTEFVFGQMPTAREACEAAPSSFGGELRPSRAMGPPRGNRPPSGDPPPGEPPPRPGPGSAPPHGPPRPRAARPAVVHAYDETFHSENPDAPAVPEALARAMEEQDVAITSYILPTASVEILARMPWGTGPCAYVLARGTTDPTWGAVLPESNVWLLPTVAVFAAMLLALGPVVRRIRKLTEAVQRSASATYADAVLIEGDDEIGVLARAFNAAGREIRSQLEEKDQREQALRHFLANTTHDVMIPLTVLQGHLATLREDAAAGKPVDVGALVSAMDEAHYMASLVHNLAATARLEAADVKLQRSEVDLETLVKRVVGRHKPIAKQLGVSIETAVPGEPVTVSADVTLLEQAISNVTYNAVRYNHSGGHVAVILERVAKEAAFRLRVVDDGPGIPEAELSRLAERGFRGNEARSRAPDGQGLGLHITHRAAELHGFRLTLRPSEYGGLEVELEGKLDAPTG; encoded by the coding sequence ATGAAGCTCCGCGCGCGACTCGCGGCCGCCACCATTGTGGTGATGCTCCCGATGACGTTCGCGCTGTTCTGGTACGACGCGACGGCGCGGCATCGAGCCGCGGAGCAGAACCTCACGGAATTCGTGTTCGGGCAAATGCCCACGGCGCGCGAGGCGTGCGAGGCGGCGCCTTCGTCGTTCGGCGGCGAGCTGCGGCCGAGCCGAGCGATGGGGCCTCCCCGCGGCAATCGTCCTCCGTCTGGAGATCCCCCACCCGGGGAGCCTCCGCCTCGGCCGGGGCCGGGATCTGCGCCTCCGCATGGGCCCCCGCGGCCCCGCGCGGCGAGGCCCGCGGTCGTGCACGCGTACGACGAAACCTTCCATTCCGAAAATCCCGACGCGCCTGCCGTCCCAGAGGCGCTCGCCCGGGCCATGGAGGAGCAAGACGTCGCCATTACGTCGTACATCTTGCCGACGGCGTCGGTCGAGATCCTCGCGCGAATGCCCTGGGGCACGGGCCCGTGTGCGTACGTGCTCGCCCGCGGGACGACCGATCCGACCTGGGGCGCGGTGCTCCCCGAATCCAACGTATGGCTGCTGCCCACGGTCGCCGTCTTCGCAGCGATGCTCCTCGCCCTGGGTCCGGTGGTCCGGCGCATTCGCAAGCTCACCGAGGCCGTGCAACGCTCGGCCTCGGCCACCTATGCGGACGCCGTCCTGATCGAGGGCGACGATGAGATCGGCGTGCTCGCGCGGGCCTTCAATGCGGCGGGGCGCGAAATCCGATCACAGCTCGAAGAAAAGGACCAGCGTGAACAAGCGCTCCGCCATTTCCTGGCCAACACGACGCACGACGTGATGATCCCGCTCACGGTGCTGCAAGGCCACCTCGCGACGCTGCGCGAAGACGCGGCGGCGGGAAAACCCGTCGACGTCGGCGCGCTCGTCTCGGCGATGGACGAGGCCCATTACATGGCGTCGCTCGTGCACAACCTCGCGGCGACGGCTCGGCTCGAAGCGGCAGATGTAAAACTCCAGCGGAGCGAGGTGGATCTCGAAACGCTCGTGAAGAGGGTCGTCGGACGGCACAAGCCCATAGCGAAACAACTTGGGGTGTCGATCGAGACCGCCGTGCCCGGAGAGCCCGTGACCGTCTCGGCCGACGTGACGCTCCTCGAACAGGCGATCAGCAACGTCACGTACAACGCCGTCCGTTACAATCACTCCGGTGGTCACGTCGCGGTCATTCTGGAGCGCGTGGCGAAGGAGGCCGCTTTCCGTCTGCGTGTGGTCGACGATGGCCCCGGCATCCCGGAGGCGGAGCTTTCGCGGCTCGCGGAGCGCGGCTTTCGCGGCAACGAGGCGCGCTCGCGTGCGCCGGACGGACAGGGGCTCGGGCTGCACATCACGCACCGCGCCGCCGAGCTGCACGGCTTCCGCCTGACGCTCCGGCCGTCGGAGTACGGCGGCCTCGAGGTCGAGCTCGAAGGAAAACTCGACGCTCCCACGGGATAA
- a CDS encoding response regulator transcription factor, producing MGKKVLVIEDDQELGAQIVKRLRDAGYEATWWKEGRRLSRETLPDVELVVLDLMLPGTYGMDILKDLRVFSEVPVLVLSARNDTADKVRALRLGADDYMTKPFWPEELVERVRARLRRPTLGRGDVVEVGALRIDRGRREVSVRGERVELTRLEFEFLAALAERPGEAMTRSSLAERVLDPERDGTERTLDVHVSRLRKKLGRGAFVETVWGIGYRLGDGRDE from the coding sequence ATGGGAAAGAAGGTGCTCGTCATCGAGGACGATCAGGAGCTTGGCGCGCAGATCGTCAAGCGCCTCCGCGACGCCGGCTACGAGGCCACCTGGTGGAAGGAAGGGCGGCGTTTGTCCCGAGAGACCTTGCCCGACGTCGAGCTCGTCGTGCTCGATCTGATGCTGCCCGGTACGTACGGAATGGACATCCTCAAGGATCTGCGCGTGTTCTCCGAGGTGCCGGTGCTCGTGCTCAGCGCGCGCAACGACACGGCTGACAAGGTCCGCGCGCTGCGGCTCGGCGCCGACGACTACATGACGAAACCCTTCTGGCCCGAAGAGCTCGTCGAGCGCGTGCGCGCCCGTCTCCGCAGGCCCACGCTCGGGCGCGGGGACGTCGTCGAGGTCGGAGCGCTGCGGATCGATCGCGGGCGGCGCGAGGTCTCCGTGCGGGGCGAGCGCGTCGAGCTCACGCGACTCGAGTTCGAATTCCTCGCGGCGCTCGCCGAGCGGCCGGGCGAGGCCATGACGCGGAGCTCGCTCGCCGAGCGTGTGCTCGATCCGGAGCGCGACGGGACCGAGCGGACGCTCGACGTGCACGTATCGAGGTTGCGCAAGAAGCTCGGGCGCGGCGCGTTCGTCGAGACCGTGTGGGGAATCGGGTATCGGCTGGGCGACGGGCGCGACGAATGA
- a CDS encoding dioxygenase family protein, producing MPRHSKKDRSQETITRRSVLRGIGTALCAAPLVAFVGCGGTNENTGSGGAGGSGGTGGSGGSGGSGGTGGAGNGEWATGGTASMSGDYADPFTDDPGATCALVCAMTLGPCYAKTIVRKDISEGSAGLPMRLALRVVDETCKPIEGAEVDVWHTAATGLYSGDDSVEMCTGNDAEALAARWFRGVQTTDANGRVDFDSCFPGWYSSRTIHIHFTVRVGGNEYVTSQLFFPDELSDDIIASQPIYKDRGARDTTNENDTVISADAAADYTLQTKKMSDGALLAWKTLVIRSSLANALCQAPGGMGGPGGGPPPMP from the coding sequence ATGCCTCGCCACTCGAAAAAGGACCGCTCCCAGGAAACCATCACGCGCCGATCCGTTCTCCGCGGCATTGGCACGGCTCTCTGCGCCGCGCCGCTCGTGGCGTTCGTCGGTTGCGGAGGAACCAACGAAAACACCGGGTCCGGCGGCGCAGGCGGCAGCGGCGGCACCGGCGGTTCGGGCGGTAGCGGCGGAAGCGGCGGCACCGGCGGCGCCGGTAACGGCGAATGGGCCACGGGCGGCACGGCCTCGATGTCCGGCGATTACGCGGACCCGTTCACTGACGACCCGGGGGCGACGTGCGCGCTCGTCTGCGCCATGACGCTCGGGCCGTGTTATGCCAAGACGATCGTCCGGAAAGACATCAGCGAGGGATCGGCCGGCCTGCCGATGCGCCTCGCGCTGCGCGTCGTCGACGAGACGTGCAAGCCCATCGAGGGCGCGGAGGTCGACGTCTGGCATACGGCCGCCACGGGCCTTTATTCGGGCGACGACTCCGTGGAGATGTGCACGGGCAATGATGCCGAGGCCCTCGCGGCCCGGTGGTTCCGCGGCGTGCAGACCACCGACGCGAACGGTCGGGTCGATTTCGATTCGTGTTTTCCGGGCTGGTATTCGAGCCGGACGATCCACATCCACTTCACGGTGCGCGTCGGCGGGAACGAATACGTCACGTCCCAGCTCTTCTTCCCGGACGAGCTGAGCGACGACATCATCGCGTCGCAGCCCATTTACAAGGACCGCGGCGCGCGCGACACGACGAACGAGAACGACACGGTGATCTCGGCCGACGCCGCCGCCGATTACACGCTGCAGACGAAGAAGATGTCGGACGGCGCGCTGCTCGCGTGGAAGACGCTCGTCATTCGCTCTTCGCTCGCGAATGCCTTGTGCCAGGCGCCGGGAGGAATGGGCGGCCCCGGCGGCGGACCGCCTCCGATGCCGTGA
- a CDS encoding HdeD family acid-resistance protein — MMQPPEGPVDTTRITVVGQIEDVVRKNRAWFFGLGAAFMVLGVLLLLMPLIASLVTALVIGFIMVIAGIFQAFHAVKARGWKGGAWSLVGAVLLVIAGALVAAFPVTGTLTLTLTLSAFFMASGVVKLIRAVQSRHIPAWGWLFFDGIVSLALGVLIFAGWPSTAAWALGLLVGIDLLLGGTSMILIGLGAGSVMRGPIITTRP; from the coding sequence ATGATGCAGCCTCCGGAAGGGCCGGTCGACACGACCCGCATAACGGTGGTCGGGCAGATCGAGGACGTCGTACGGAAAAACCGCGCGTGGTTTTTCGGGCTCGGCGCCGCTTTCATGGTGCTCGGCGTTCTCTTGCTCCTCATGCCCCTGATCGCCTCCCTGGTCACGGCGCTCGTGATCGGTTTCATCATGGTGATCGCCGGCATCTTCCAGGCGTTTCACGCCGTCAAAGCCCGCGGCTGGAAAGGCGGAGCCTGGTCGCTCGTGGGCGCAGTGCTGCTCGTGATCGCCGGCGCGCTCGTGGCGGCCTTCCCGGTGACGGGCACGCTCACCCTGACGCTCACGCTGTCGGCCTTTTTCATGGCGAGCGGCGTGGTGAAGCTCATTCGAGCCGTGCAGAGCCGTCACATCCCCGCCTGGGGCTGGCTCTTCTTCGATGGCATCGTCTCCCTGGCGCTCGGCGTGCTCATCTTTGCCGGCTGGCCGAGCACGGCCGCCTGGGCGCTCGGCCTTCTCGTCGGAATCGACTTGCTCCTCGGTGGGACGTCGATGATCCTGATCGGGCTCGGCGCGGGAAGCGTGATGCGCGGACCGATCATCACGACGCGGCCGTAA
- a CDS encoding LuxR C-terminal-related transcriptional regulator: MPATRLKGLSPRLQDTLRGLARGLSEKQIAAELGLSQYTVHIT; encoded by the coding sequence GTGCCTGCGACTCGGCTGAAGGGGCTCTCCCCGCGCCTGCAGGACACGCTGCGCGGGCTCGCGCGGGGCCTGAGCGAAAAGCAGATCGCCGCGGAGCTCGGCCTGAGCCAGTACACCGTGCACATTACGTGA
- a CDS encoding GNAT family N-acetyltransferase: MAQSIADVTIRPLRIENEAERALVLALFERSTSVGFPAWFTLQELVARQRESAAALLERQAAPPPPSKTPMGEVVLIAETAGELIGFVWVRTAVDHFTQQPVGHVEDLAMVPGHEGKGVGSALLAATEAWARDRGLSALTLHVWPANTRARALYARQGFGEEMIRMKKTL, translated from the coding sequence ATGGCTCAGTCGATCGCCGATGTGACCATTCGCCCCCTCCGAATCGAGAACGAGGCCGAGCGCGCGCTCGTGCTCGCGCTTTTCGAGCGCTCGACGAGTGTCGGTTTTCCTGCCTGGTTCACGCTCCAAGAGCTCGTCGCTCGCCAGCGCGAGAGCGCGGCGGCGCTGCTCGAACGGCAGGCCGCGCCCCCGCCGCCGTCGAAGACGCCGATGGGCGAGGTCGTGCTGATCGCGGAGACGGCCGGAGAGTTGATCGGCTTCGTATGGGTGAGGACGGCGGTGGACCATTTTACCCAGCAGCCGGTGGGCCACGTCGAAGACCTCGCGATGGTGCCGGGCCATGAAGGGAAGGGTGTGGGGAGCGCGCTCTTGGCCGCCACGGAGGCGTGGGCGCGCGACCGAGGGCTGTCGGCGTTGACGCTCCACGTGTGGCCCGCGAATACGCGCGCCCGTGCGCTCTACGCACGGCAAGGCTTTGGTGAGGAAATGATTCGAATGAAGAAGACTCTATAA
- the ureG gene encoding urease accessory protein UreG, which produces MHGHSHEHGHDHGHTHEHLEHPGRFDERDRPLARAFDERAFTVGIGGPVGSGKTALVLALCRSLRERMSLAVVTNDIFTREDGEFLIRNKALPSDRIRAVETGGCPHAAIREDITANLLALEELSAQHRPEMLIIESGGDNLAANFSRELADYIIYVIDVAGGDKVPRKGGPGITQSDLLVINKTDLAGAVGADLSVMERDAKAIRGGGPMVFAQATKDVGVEAIVNHIVHAYQHARGIAH; this is translated from the coding sequence ATGCACGGCCATTCCCACGAACATGGGCACGATCACGGGCACACGCATGAGCACCTGGAGCACCCGGGGCGCTTCGACGAGCGTGATCGGCCGCTCGCGCGCGCCTTCGACGAGCGAGCCTTCACGGTCGGCATCGGCGGGCCGGTGGGCAGCGGCAAAACGGCGCTCGTGCTCGCGCTGTGCCGGAGCCTGCGGGAACGCATGAGCCTGGCGGTCGTCACGAACGACATCTTCACCCGCGAGGACGGCGAGTTTCTCATCCGGAACAAGGCCCTGCCCTCGGATCGCATCCGCGCTGTGGAGACGGGCGGCTGCCCGCACGCGGCGATCCGTGAGGACATCACCGCGAACCTGCTCGCGCTCGAAGAGCTCTCGGCGCAGCACCGGCCGGAAATGCTCATCATCGAGTCCGGCGGCGACAACCTCGCGGCGAACTTCAGCCGGGAGCTCGCGGATTACATCATCTACGTGATCGACGTCGCCGGCGGCGACAAGGTCCCGCGCAAAGGCGGGCCCGGGATCACACAATCGGACCTTCTGGTCATCAACAAGACGGACCTCGCGGGCGCGGTGGGCGCCGACCTCAGCGTGATGGAGCGGGACGCCAAGGCGATTCGTGGCGGCGGTCCCATGGTCTTCGCGCAAGCGACGAAGGACGTCGGGGTCGAAGCGATCGTGAACCACATCGTCCACGCGTACCAGCATGCGCGTGGCATCGCTCATTGA
- a CDS encoding urease accessory protein UreF → MALSLLLLQLADSAFPTGGFAHSGGLEAAAQLGEITGPSSLERFLLHNLEQAGAGALPMVTAAHTSPERFPALDRRQDAFLTNHVANRASRAQGRAWLAAASHSFGIASLRELRARSREDKSFCGHFAPLFGAIAARLGLSRGDAQRLFLFLHLRGLVSSAVRLSLLGPLEAQALQYRLTGAVLAVLARHETRGEEDLATTAPLVDLFQGHQDRLYSRLFSS, encoded by the coding sequence ATGGCCCTCTCGCTCCTCCTGCTCCAGCTCGCCGATTCGGCCTTTCCGACGGGCGGATTCGCGCATTCAGGCGGGCTCGAAGCGGCGGCGCAGCTCGGGGAAATCACGGGGCCTTCGAGCCTCGAACGATTCCTCCTGCACAACCTGGAGCAAGCAGGCGCCGGCGCCCTGCCGATGGTCACGGCCGCCCACACCTCCCCCGAGAGATTCCCCGCGCTCGATCGACGTCAGGATGCGTTCCTGACGAACCATGTGGCAAACCGAGCGAGCCGCGCGCAAGGACGGGCGTGGCTCGCGGCGGCCTCGCATTCATTCGGAATCGCGTCCCTCCGCGAGCTCCGCGCACGCTCGCGCGAGGACAAATCGTTTTGCGGGCATTTCGCTCCGCTCTTCGGCGCCATCGCCGCGCGGCTCGGACTCTCGCGCGGCGATGCCCAGCGGCTCTTTCTGTTTTTACACCTCCGCGGCCTCGTCTCCAGCGCTGTACGCTTGAGCCTCCTCGGCCCGCTGGAGGCGCAGGCGCTGCAATACCGCCTCACGGGCGCAGTCCTCGCGGTCCTCGCCCGGCACGAAACGCGCGGGGAGGAGGACCTCGCGACGACCGCGCCGCTCGTCGATCTTTTCCAGGGCCACCAGGACCGGCTTTATTCGCGTCTGTTTTCGAGCTGA
- the ureC gene encoding urease subunit alpha, with amino-acid sequence MSRIIDRRTYAEIFGPTTRDRVRLGDTDLIIEIEKDFTVYGDECKFGGGKVLRDGMGQRAGVAQWDALDCVITNVVVVDWTGIYKADIGIKDGLIAGIGKAGNPDVMAGVTPGMVFGPTTEAIAGEGLIVTAGGVDTHIHFICPQQCDEAIASGITTMIGGGTGPATGTNATTCTPGAHHLRMMLEATDGLPLNFGFTGKGNSSKPEGLHEQIQAGAIGLKLHEDWGTTPAAIDCCLSVAEQYDVQVTIHTDTLNESAAVEHSIAAFKGRSIHAYHSEGAGGGHAPDILRVCGEPNVLPSSTNPTRPFTVNTLDEHLDMLMVCHHLDRSIPEDVAFAESRIRGETIAAEDILHDMGAISIVSSDSQAMGRVGETITRTWQTADKMRKQRGRLADERGDNDNFRVRRYVAKYTINPAVAHGASHHVGSVEVGKLADLVLWRPAYFGAKPEIVIKGGVIAWAQMGDPNASIPTPQPVRMRPMFASFGRAPGRAASAFVSGASIESGAAASYGLGKRIEAVRGCRALGKKDMRLNDVMPHITVDPETYAVTADGVRLTCEPAKVLPLAQRFFLF; translated from the coding sequence ATGTCCCGCATCATCGACCGACGCACGTACGCCGAGATCTTCGGACCGACCACCCGAGACCGGGTCCGGCTCGGCGACACCGATCTGATCATCGAGATCGAAAAAGATTTCACGGTGTACGGCGACGAGTGCAAGTTCGGCGGGGGCAAGGTTCTCCGGGATGGAATGGGCCAGCGCGCGGGCGTTGCCCAGTGGGATGCCCTCGATTGCGTGATCACGAACGTCGTCGTCGTCGACTGGACCGGCATCTACAAGGCCGACATCGGCATCAAGGACGGCCTCATCGCGGGGATCGGAAAAGCGGGCAACCCCGACGTCATGGCCGGCGTCACGCCGGGGATGGTGTTTGGCCCGACGACCGAGGCCATCGCGGGCGAGGGGCTGATCGTGACGGCGGGCGGGGTCGACACGCACATCCATTTCATCTGCCCGCAACAATGCGACGAGGCGATCGCCTCGGGGATCACCACGATGATCGGCGGCGGCACCGGCCCGGCGACCGGGACGAATGCGACGACGTGCACCCCGGGCGCCCACCACCTCCGCATGATGCTGGAGGCGACCGACGGGCTGCCGCTGAATTTCGGGTTCACTGGAAAGGGCAATTCGTCCAAACCCGAGGGCTTGCACGAGCAGATCCAGGCCGGCGCGATCGGGCTCAAGCTGCACGAGGACTGGGGCACGACGCCCGCGGCCATCGATTGCTGCCTCTCCGTGGCCGAGCAATACGACGTGCAGGTGACGATTCACACCGACACCCTGAACGAGAGCGCGGCCGTCGAGCACTCGATTGCCGCCTTCAAGGGCCGCTCGATCCACGCGTACCACAGCGAGGGCGCGGGCGGCGGCCACGCGCCCGACATTCTCCGTGTTTGCGGCGAGCCCAACGTGCTCCCCTCGTCGACGAACCCCACGCGCCCCTTCACGGTGAACACGCTCGACGAGCACCTCGACATGCTCATGGTCTGTCACCACCTCGACCGGAGCATCCCCGAGGACGTCGCATTCGCGGAGTCGCGCATTCGAGGCGAGACCATTGCGGCAGAGGATATCCTGCACGACATGGGCGCGATCTCGATCGTGTCCTCCGACTCGCAGGCCATGGGTCGGGTCGGCGAGACCATCACGCGCACCTGGCAAACGGCCGACAAGATGCGCAAGCAGCGCGGGCGGCTCGCGGACGAGCGCGGCGACAACGACAACTTCCGCGTGCGCCGTTACGTCGCGAAATACACCATCAACCCGGCCGTCGCGCACGGCGCCTCGCACCACGTCGGCTCGGTCGAGGTCGGCAAGCTCGCGGACCTCGTCCTGTGGCGCCCGGCGTATTTCGGGGCCAAACCCGAGATCGTGATCAAGGGCGGCGTCATCGCGTGGGCGCAAATGGGCGATCCAAATGCATCGATCCCGACGCCGCAGCCGGTCCGCATGCGTCCGATGTTCGCGAGCTTCGGCCGCGCGCCGGGGCGAGCCGCGAGCGCCTTCGTGAGCGGCGCGTCGATCGAATCCGGCGCGGCGGCCTCGTATGGTCTGGGCAAACGGATCGAGGCCGTGCGCGGATGCCGCGCGCTCGGGAAAAAGGACATGCGGCTGAACGACGTCATGCCGCACATCACCGTGGATCCGGAGACGTACGCGGTGACGGCGGACGGCGTGCGCCTCACGTGCGAGCCCGCAAAGGTCTTGCCCCTCGCGCAGAGGTTTTTCTTGTTCTGA
- a CDS encoding urease subunit beta — protein sequence MHLSPRELDKLLLHNAGFLAQKRLARGVRLNVPESIALIATQLLEFIRDGRRVEELMDLGRKLLGRNQVLEGVPELVTEVQVEGTFPDGTKLVTVHHPIAAEHGDLGLALYGSFLPVPDRSLFAEAPSGPTPGEILPAEGTLVLNEGRSSISLRVTNLADRPIQVGSHYHFIEANPYLRFDREKAYGRRLDIPAGTAVRFEPGETKTVSLVEIAGERIIRGGNALADGPVSPEGLARAMERVRALGFAHEAEP from the coding sequence ATGCATCTCTCTCCTCGCGAGCTCGACAAGCTGCTTCTTCATAATGCCGGCTTTCTGGCGCAGAAGCGCCTCGCCCGCGGCGTGCGGCTCAACGTGCCGGAGAGCATCGCGCTCATCGCCACGCAGCTCCTCGAATTCATTCGGGATGGGCGGCGCGTCGAGGAGCTCATGGACCTCGGGCGCAAGCTGCTCGGACGCAATCAGGTCCTGGAGGGCGTGCCGGAGCTCGTGACCGAAGTGCAGGTCGAGGGCACGTTCCCCGATGGAACGAAGCTCGTCACGGTCCACCACCCCATTGCGGCCGAGCACGGCGATCTCGGCCTCGCCCTTTACGGGAGCTTCCTCCCCGTGCCCGATCGTTCGCTCTTCGCCGAAGCGCCGAGCGGGCCCACGCCGGGGGAAATTCTGCCTGCGGAGGGGACGCTCGTGCTCAACGAAGGCCGCTCGTCGATCTCGCTCCGCGTCACGAACCTGGCCGACCGCCCGATCCAGGTGGGCAGCCACTACCATTTCATCGAGGCGAACCCGTACCTGCGCTTCGACCGCGAGAAGGCCTATGGCCGGCGGCTCGACATCCCGGCGGGCACGGCCGTGCGCTTCGAGCCGGGCGAGACGAAGACCGTCTCGCTCGTGGAGATCGCCGGCGAGCGAATCATCCGAGGTGGCAATGCCCTCGCCGACGGCCCCGTCAGCCCCGAAGGCCTCGCCCGCGCGATGGAGCGCGTCCGCGCGCTCGGCTTCGCCCACGAAGCCGAACCTTGA